The nucleotide sequence GCTACCAGCTAGACTTCACTACGCCGGGGATTTTTCCCTCGCGAGCGAGCTTTCTGAAGCAGCAACGGCACATGTTGAATCGTCTCATGTATCCGTGAACACGGCCGCAGAGCGGGCACCTGTTATACTTTCTCACCGCGAATTTCGGGGGCTGCGTAGTCTTGTACTTGATTGCCTTTCTTGCCATCTCGAAAATCCCCCTTTCTTACCGGTTGAAGGGCATTCCCAGCTCGCGAAGCAGAGCATGGGCTTCCTCATCCGTTTTCGCGGATGTTACGATCGACACGTTCATTCCGCGCGGGCGGATGACCTTGTCATAGTTGATCTCCGGGAAAATAAGCTGCTCCCGGAGGCCGAGGTTGTAATTGCCCCTGCCGTCAAATCCCCGCCGCGACACACCCTGGAAGTCCTTGATGCTCGGAAGGGCGAGGGAAATAAGCCTGTCGAGGAATTCCCACATGCGGGCTCCCCGAAGGGTGACGGTGCAGGCTACGGGCATTCCCTGGCGAAGCTTGAAGCCGGCCACGGACTTTTTCGCCCTCTTGAGAAGGGGGCGCTGCCCTGTGATGGCCGTGAGCTCCGCCATGGAAACATCCATGTACTTGATGTCAACCTTCGCTTCACCCGCTCCGACGTTCACCACGATCTTCTTCAGGCGGGGAATCTCCATGACGTTCTTGTAGCTGAATTCCTTCGCAAGATTGCCTGCGACTTCGTTTTTATATTTCTCGAGAAAACGAGGGGTCATGGCGCACTCTCCTCCTTACACCTGGTCCACGATTTCGCCGCATGCCTTGCACAGACGGACCTTTTTTCCGCTGTCAAGGTAGCCGCGACCAACGCGGGTAGCAGCACCGCAAGAGGGGCACACAAGCATGACCTTGCTGGCGTAGATCGGCCCTTCCTGTTTCACAATGCCGGACTTGGGGTTCTTCTGGGAAGGCTTCACATGCTTCGTCGCCATGTTGATGCCCTCGATCACCAGGAGATCCCGGTCGGGAATCGAGCGGAGGATCTTCCCCTCTTTTCCCTTGTCTTTTCCGGAGATGACCCGGACCCGGTCACCTTTTTTCAGTCTCATCTTGCCCATAGTCCATTGCCCTCCGTTACACAACTTCCGGGGCGAGGGAGAGGATGCGCATGTACTTCTTCGCTCTCAGTTCCCGTCCCACCGGCCCGAAGATTCGGGTTCCCTTGGGGTCGCCGTTGTTGTCGATAATCACCGCGGCGTTGTCGTCAAAGCGGACGTACGAGCCGTCTGCCCTGCGGATTTCCTTCTTCGTCCTGACGATGACCGCCTTGACCACCGATCCCTTCGCGATGTTGCTGTTG is from Aminivibrio pyruvatiphilus and encodes:
- a CDS encoding type Z 30S ribosomal protein S14 → MARKAIKYKTTQPPKFAVRKYNRCPLCGRVHGYMRRFNMCRCCFRKLAREGKIPGVVKSSW
- the rplE gene encoding 50S ribosomal protein L5, whose amino-acid sequence is MTPRFLEKYKNEVAGNLAKEFSYKNVMEIPRLKKIVVNVGAGEAKVDIKYMDVSMAELTAITGQRPLLKRAKKSVAGFKLRQGMPVACTVTLRGARMWEFLDRLISLALPSIKDFQGVSRRGFDGRGNYNLGLREQLIFPEINYDKVIRPRGMNVSIVTSAKTDEEAHALLRELGMPFNR
- the rplX gene encoding 50S ribosomal protein L24 — protein: MGKMRLKKGDRVRVISGKDKGKEGKILRSIPDRDLLVIEGINMATKHVKPSQKNPKSGIVKQEGPIYASKVMLVCPSCGAATRVGRGYLDSGKKVRLCKACGEIVDQV
- the rplN gene encoding 50S ribosomal protein L14; protein product: MIQLTTVLNVADNSGAKKLFCIQVLGGSKRRFGTIGDVIVASVREAIPNSNIAKGSVVKAVIVRTKKEIRRADGSYVRFDDNAAVIIDNNGDPKGTRIFGPVGRELRAKKYMRILSLAPEVV